A region from the Streptosporangium sp. NBC_01756 genome encodes:
- a CDS encoding serine/threonine-protein kinase has translation MSTIVASRYKLVSPVGRGATGVVWRAYDLLLEREVALKEIALPPGPEAARQRRRVVREARMAARLSHRGIVTVHNLTEEAERLWIVMEFLEALTLHDTLMQAGPLPADLVAGMGGRLLEALRHAHDGGVIHRDIKPANIMLTGDRVVLADFGFAAPEGTASTSTRGTPAFLAPEALHGRGGTREADMWSFGATLYMAVEGRTPFRTVHSMAALVEALREPARAPQRAGALEPVLRGLLRKDPRARLSAEQTSAMLAKARCSSAA, from the coding sequence GTGAGCACCATCGTCGCCAGCCGGTACAAACTCGTCTCCCCTGTCGGCCGCGGAGCGACGGGCGTCGTCTGGCGTGCCTACGACCTGTTACTGGAGCGGGAGGTGGCGCTCAAGGAGATCGCCCTCCCACCCGGCCCGGAGGCGGCCAGGCAGCGGCGACGGGTGGTCCGCGAGGCCCGGATGGCGGCACGGCTGAGCCACCGGGGCATCGTCACGGTGCACAACCTGACCGAAGAGGCCGAGCGGCTCTGGATCGTCATGGAGTTCCTGGAGGCGCTGACCCTGCACGACACGCTGATGCAGGCAGGACCGCTCCCCGCCGACCTGGTCGCCGGGATGGGCGGCCGACTGCTGGAGGCACTGCGGCACGCACACGACGGTGGGGTGATCCACCGGGACATCAAGCCCGCCAACATCATGCTGACCGGCGACCGGGTGGTGCTGGCCGACTTCGGCTTCGCCGCGCCCGAGGGTACGGCGAGCACCTCGACGCGGGGCACACCGGCGTTCCTCGCGCCGGAGGCCCTGCACGGCCGGGGCGGCACCCGCGAGGCGGACATGTGGTCGTTCGGGGCGACGCTCTACATGGCGGTGGAGGGCAGGACCCCGTTCCGGACGGTGCACTCGATGGCCGCCCTGGTGGAGGCCCTGAGAGAGCCGGCGCGCGCTCCTCAGCGGGCGGGCGCCCTGGAGCCGGTGCTGCGCGGGCTGCTGCGCAAGGATCCGAGGGCGCGGCTGAGCGCCGAGCAGACCTCGGCCATGCTGGCCAAGGCGCGCTGCTCCAGCGCCGCCTGA
- a CDS encoding organic hydroperoxide resistance protein yields the protein MTSALYTAQAHVTGGRADGHGRTADGRLEVDLRQPKELGGDGEGTNPEQLFAIGYAACFAASLAIVGQRKQLRADDAAIDAKVMLIPAGNGGFKLGVELEIELPSIADATQASDLVRVAHQVCPYSNATRGNIDVALVVDGTRL from the coding sequence ATGACGAGCGCGCTTTACACCGCACAGGCTCACGTGACCGGTGGCCGGGCGGACGGTCACGGGCGCACCGCCGACGGCAGGCTGGAAGTGGACCTGCGACAGCCCAAGGAGTTGGGCGGGGACGGCGAAGGGACCAACCCCGAGCAGCTGTTCGCCATCGGCTACGCCGCCTGCTTCGCCGCCTCGCTGGCGATAGTGGGGCAGCGCAAGCAGTTGCGCGCGGATGACGCGGCGATCGACGCGAAGGTCATGCTCATCCCCGCCGGCAACGGCGGATTCAAGCTGGGCGTCGAACTCGAGATCGAGCTGCCGTCGATCGCCGACGCCACCCAGGCCTCCGACCTGGTCCGGGTGGCGCATCAGGTGTGCCCCTACTCCAACGCCACCCGCGGCAACATCGACGTGGCGCTGGTCGTCGACGGCACGCGACTGTGA
- a CDS encoding LLM class flavin-dependent oxidoreductase, whose translation MTPLKIGYLLPTRDQAVRGDHDPEQLIDLARRAEALGFDSVWAGDSPVTRPRADPLLLLAAAAIATRHVTLGTAVLLPALRHPILLAHQLATLDRLADGRLIVGMGGGFPNANTEAQFAAVGVVFSRRISRLEESIEAMRRLWTAEEVSFTGRHFDFHDVRLAPAPTRPTGPPIWLAGGGEPALRRVARLADGWLPYPPAVQDYARDLAVIQQSTARTLTPALYATLCLDDDPERARRRLRTSIERYYNAPLEAVETIQAMFAGTAHQAADWLNAYTGAGAHHVVIRLAADDHPAALEEFAGRVLPLIRTKGHS comes from the coding sequence ATGACTCCATTGAAAATCGGCTACCTGCTGCCGACCCGCGATCAGGCCGTCCGCGGCGACCACGATCCGGAGCAGCTGATCGACCTGGCACGCCGCGCCGAGGCCCTGGGTTTCGACTCCGTCTGGGCCGGTGACAGCCCCGTGACCAGGCCACGTGCCGACCCGCTGCTGCTCCTGGCGGCCGCGGCCATCGCCACACGACACGTCACGCTCGGTACCGCGGTGTTGCTGCCCGCGCTGCGCCATCCGATCCTGCTGGCGCACCAGCTCGCCACCTTGGACCGGCTCGCCGACGGGCGGCTGATCGTCGGTATGGGCGGCGGATTCCCCAACGCCAACACCGAGGCCCAGTTCGCCGCGGTCGGTGTCGTCTTTTCTCGCCGTATCAGTCGCCTGGAGGAGTCGATCGAGGCGATGCGGCGGCTCTGGACCGCAGAAGAGGTCTCCTTCACCGGTCGGCACTTCGACTTCCACGACGTGCGGCTGGCTCCTGCGCCGACTCGGCCGACAGGCCCGCCGATCTGGCTGGCGGGAGGCGGCGAACCGGCGCTGCGGCGGGTGGCGCGCCTGGCCGACGGCTGGCTGCCCTATCCGCCCGCCGTACAGGACTATGCTCGCGACCTGGCTGTCATCCAGCAGTCGACGGCCCGCACGCTCACCCCCGCGCTGTACGCGACGCTGTGCCTGGACGATGACCCCGAGCGGGCGCGCAGGCGCCTGCGAACCAGCATCGAGCGCTACTACAACGCCCCGCTGGAGGCCGTCGAGACCATCCAGGCCATGTTCGCCGGTACGGCACACCAGGCCGCCGACTGGCTCAACGCCTACACCGGCGCCGGCGCGCACCACGTGGTGATCCGCCTGGCCGCCGACGACCACCCCGCGGCCCTGGAAGAGTTCGCCGGCCGCGTACTGCCCCTGATCCGCACGAAAGGACACTCATGA
- a CDS encoding alpha/beta hydrolase: MTTFVLVHGAWHGPWAWDRLTPFLHQAGARTITPSLTLNGDIGLHTHVQEVLTALDAAADDTPAADLRDDLVLVGHSYAGLVVRQAADLRPGLVDHVILVDGWAGDDGASMFGLAPEAFVHAIQAAAARTGAGDRVPAPAPAMFGITDPDDAAWLAPRLRPQPLRTFTETTRLSGAVDRIPGTGIHCRPQTYAFDRFAAEIGYRTIALDGPHDVMLTHPQALARLLVEAHAFRFNNKKLQD; the protein is encoded by the coding sequence ATGACCACCTTCGTTCTCGTACACGGCGCCTGGCACGGCCCCTGGGCCTGGGACCGCCTCACCCCGTTCCTTCACCAAGCCGGAGCGCGCACCATCACCCCCTCTCTCACCTTGAACGGCGACATCGGCCTGCACACGCACGTCCAGGAGGTCCTCACGGCCCTCGACGCCGCGGCCGATGACACCCCGGCAGCCGACCTGAGAGACGATCTGGTGCTGGTCGGGCACAGTTACGCGGGCCTGGTCGTCCGGCAGGCGGCCGATCTGCGACCCGGGTTGGTGGACCACGTCATCCTGGTGGACGGCTGGGCCGGCGACGACGGCGCCAGCATGTTCGGCCTGGCACCCGAGGCCTTCGTCCATGCGATCCAGGCCGCCGCCGCCCGCACCGGCGCAGGCGACCGGGTCCCCGCCCCGGCTCCGGCGATGTTCGGCATCACCGACCCCGACGACGCGGCCTGGCTCGCCCCGCGCCTGCGACCCCAGCCACTGCGCACCTTCACCGAGACGACCCGGCTAAGCGGAGCCGTCGACCGGATACCGGGCACCGGCATCCACTGCCGGCCGCAGACCTATGCCTTCGATCGGTTCGCCGCGGAGATCGGGTACCGGACCATTGCCCTGGACGGCCCACACGACGTGATGCTCACCCACCCGCAGGCTCTGGCCCGTCTCCTCGTGGAGGCCCACGCATTCCGATTCAATAACAAGAAGCTTCAGGATTAG
- a CDS encoding winged helix-turn-helix transcriptional regulator, with protein MEQRTYNQYCATARTLDLVGERWTLLLIRELLTGPKRFGDLQHGLRGLGTGLLAARMKHLEREGLVHKIILPPPARTAAYALTQAGEELGPAVLALARWGLKWAMDEPLEQETFHPGWAVLGLRACFDAEAATGLHALYEFRVEEEVFHARIDDGTIETVHGPAQHPDVTITVGGEVFRDLAAGRSTLAEAINNGAASVSGDQQALRRLHGLFRLPRPQTRSAAR; from the coding sequence GTGGAACAGCGAACCTACAACCAGTACTGCGCGACCGCGCGCACCCTCGACCTCGTCGGGGAACGCTGGACCCTGCTACTCATCCGTGAGCTGCTGACCGGCCCCAAACGCTTCGGCGACCTGCAACACGGCCTGCGCGGCCTGGGCACCGGCCTGCTGGCCGCACGGATGAAGCATCTGGAACGCGAAGGACTGGTCCACAAGATCATCCTCCCTCCACCGGCCCGCACCGCCGCCTACGCCCTCACCCAGGCCGGCGAGGAGCTCGGCCCCGCAGTGCTGGCCCTGGCCCGGTGGGGTCTGAAATGGGCGATGGACGAACCCCTCGAACAGGAGACCTTCCACCCCGGCTGGGCCGTGCTCGGCCTGAGGGCGTGCTTCGACGCCGAGGCGGCCACCGGCCTGCACGCACTGTATGAGTTCCGCGTCGAGGAGGAGGTCTTCCACGCCCGCATCGACGACGGCACCATCGAAACGGTGCACGGCCCGGCCCAGCACCCCGACGTGACCATCACGGTCGGCGGCGAGGTCTTCCGCGACCTCGCCGCCGGCCGGTCGACCCTCGCCGAAGCGATCAACAACGGCGCCGCCTCCGTCTCCGGCGACCAGCAAGCCCTGCGCCGACTGCACGGGCTGTTCCGGCTCCCACGCCCGCAAACCCGATCGGCGGCGCGGTGA
- the dop gene encoding depupylase/deamidase Dop has translation MTVRRVMGIETEYGISVPGQPGANAMVTSSQVVNAYLAASAARARRARWDFEEENPLRDARGFDLSREVADQSQLTDEDLGLANVILTNGARLYVDHAHPEYSAPECTNPRAAVLWDKAGERVMHDAAVRASAIPTNAPIQLYKNNTDNKGASYGCHENYLMRRATPFADIVRHLTPFFVSRQVVTGAGKVGIGQDSRGEGFQISQRADFFEVEVGLETTLKRPIINTRDEPHADPEKYRRLHVIIGDANMSEISTYLKLGSTALVLAMIEDGYFTRDLAVENPVQALRAVSHDPTLRYEIAMRDGRKLTAVQLQMEYLELARKYAEERSGNGVDELTKDVLDRWESVLTRLAEDPMQLSRELDWVAKLELLEGYRTRDGLPWSHPRLQLVDLQYSDIRPDRGLYNRLVARGRMQRLVTEEEVQRAVEAPPSDTRAYFRGRCLSQFSESVAAASWDSVIFDIPGRESLQRVPTMEPLRGTKAHVGELFDRCRTAAELVNALTGE, from the coding sequence ATGACGGTACGGCGGGTGATGGGCATCGAGACGGAGTACGGCATCTCCGTGCCCGGACAGCCGGGGGCCAACGCGATGGTGACCTCGTCCCAGGTCGTCAACGCCTACCTCGCCGCCTCGGCGGCCAGGGCACGGCGGGCACGGTGGGACTTCGAGGAGGAGAACCCACTGCGCGACGCCCGGGGCTTCGACCTGTCCAGGGAGGTGGCCGACCAGAGCCAGCTCACGGACGAGGACCTGGGCCTGGCCAACGTGATCCTCACCAACGGCGCGCGGCTCTACGTCGACCACGCCCACCCTGAATACTCCGCTCCCGAGTGCACCAACCCGCGGGCCGCGGTGCTCTGGGACAAGGCGGGGGAGCGGGTGATGCACGACGCCGCGGTCCGCGCGTCCGCCATCCCCACCAACGCCCCGATCCAGCTCTACAAGAACAACACCGACAACAAGGGCGCCTCCTACGGCTGCCACGAGAACTACCTGATGCGGCGGGCCACGCCGTTCGCCGACATCGTCAGGCACCTGACGCCGTTCTTCGTCTCCCGGCAGGTCGTCACCGGCGCCGGCAAGGTCGGCATCGGCCAGGACTCGCGCGGTGAGGGCTTCCAGATCAGCCAGCGGGCCGACTTCTTCGAGGTCGAGGTCGGTCTGGAGACCACGCTCAAGCGGCCGATCATCAACACCCGGGACGAGCCGCACGCCGATCCGGAGAAATACCGCCGGCTGCACGTCATCATCGGTGACGCCAACATGTCGGAGATCTCGACCTACCTGAAGCTGGGCTCCACCGCACTCGTCCTGGCCATGATCGAAGACGGTTACTTCACCCGGGACCTCGCCGTGGAGAACCCCGTCCAGGCACTGCGCGCGGTCTCCCACGACCCGACGCTCAGATACGAGATCGCGATGCGCGACGGCCGTAAGCTCACGGCCGTCCAGCTTCAGATGGAGTATCTGGAACTGGCCCGCAAGTATGCCGAGGAGCGCAGCGGCAACGGGGTGGACGAGCTCACCAAGGACGTCCTGGACCGCTGGGAGTCGGTGCTGACCCGGCTGGCCGAGGATCCGATGCAGCTCTCCAGGGAGCTGGACTGGGTCGCCAAACTGGAACTGCTGGAGGGCTACCGCACCCGCGACGGCCTCCCCTGGTCCCACCCGCGCCTGCAGCTCGTCGACCTCCAGTACTCCGACATCCGCCCCGACCGGGGCCTGTACAACCGGTTGGTCGCCCGGGGCCGGATGCAGCGCCTGGTTACCGAGGAAGAGGTCCAGCGGGCCGTCGAGGCCCCGCCCAGCGACACGCGGGCCTACTTCCGGGGCCGTTGCCTGAGCCAGTTCAGCGAGTCGGTCGCCGCCGCCTCCTGGGACTCGGTCATCTTCGACATCCCCGGCCGCGAGTCCCTGCAGCGCGTCCCGACCATGGAGCCGCTGCGCGGTACCAAGGCCCATGTGGGCGAGCTGTTCGACCGCTGCCGCACGGCCGCCGAGCTGGTGAACGCCCTCACCGGCGAGTAA
- a CDS encoding acyltransferase family protein: protein MTGAGSQGTARSRGRLTELDLLRFVAALAVLAFHYFIAFASVWGDRPSELFPAISTLSGLGILGVELFFMISGFVILMSIWGRGLGAFALSRLVRLFPAYWVSVGATAAVYGLTAATALNPKLSPGEYGVNLTMLQRAFGVYDANGVYWSLWAELRFYLLISILVLVGVTFNRCLVFMGVWLLAAGFFAGSENTWVDLVVMPKYAAYFIGGMAFFLMTKHGPKLILWCVAGISAGLAVNAALDRVSGRVELVGYAAMPVPGWAVATTVICFYVLMAMVALGWLKWLRWRGLAVLGALTYPLYLFHTTAAVLIVPALRDALPPWLTALVTLLAAMAFSYLVYRLVERPVQEFVKSRRRRPGTPPSPPPRMPFAAGEKASVP, encoded by the coding sequence GTGACCGGCGCGGGCTCTCAGGGGACGGCTCGGAGCAGGGGCCGTCTCACCGAACTCGACCTGCTCCGTTTCGTCGCCGCGCTGGCGGTGCTCGCCTTCCACTACTTCATCGCCTTCGCCTCGGTGTGGGGGGACCGCCCGTCCGAGCTGTTCCCCGCGATCTCCACGCTGTCGGGCCTCGGCATCCTGGGCGTCGAGCTGTTCTTCATGATCAGCGGATTCGTCATCCTGATGAGCATCTGGGGCCGGGGGCTGGGCGCGTTCGCCCTGTCCCGGCTGGTGCGGCTCTTCCCCGCCTACTGGGTCAGCGTCGGGGCCACCGCCGCGGTCTACGGCCTGACCGCCGCCACCGCCCTGAACCCCAAGCTCAGCCCCGGGGAGTACGGGGTCAACCTCACGATGCTCCAGCGGGCCTTCGGCGTCTACGACGCCAACGGCGTCTACTGGTCGCTCTGGGCCGAGCTCCGTTTCTACCTGCTGATCTCGATCCTGGTGCTCGTCGGGGTGACGTTCAACCGCTGCCTGGTCTTCATGGGGGTCTGGCTGCTGGCCGCGGGGTTCTTCGCGGGCAGCGAGAACACCTGGGTCGACCTGGTGGTGATGCCCAAGTACGCGGCGTACTTCATCGGGGGCATGGCCTTCTTCCTGATGACCAAGCACGGGCCCAAGCTGATCCTGTGGTGCGTGGCGGGGATCAGCGCGGGACTGGCGGTCAACGCGGCGCTCGACCGGGTCAGCGGCCGGGTCGAGCTGGTCGGCTACGCCGCGATGCCGGTGCCCGGGTGGGCCGTCGCCACCACGGTGATCTGCTTCTACGTGCTCATGGCGATGGTGGCGCTCGGCTGGCTGAAGTGGCTGCGCTGGCGCGGCCTGGCCGTACTGGGCGCGCTGACCTACCCGCTCTACCTCTTCCACACCACGGCCGCGGTCCTGATCGTCCCCGCCCTGCGGGACGCGCTGCCGCCCTGGCTGACCGCCCTGGTCACCCTGCTGGCCGCGATGGCCTTCTCCTACCTGGTGTACCGGCTCGTCGAACGGCCCGTCCAGGAGTTCGTCAAGTCTCGGCGCCGCCGGCCGGGCACACCGCCTTCCCCGCCGCCCCGGATGCCCTTCGCGGCGGGCGAAAAGGCCTCGGTGCCATAA